The bacterium genome has a segment encoding these proteins:
- a CDS encoding cytidine/deoxycytidylate deaminase family protein, translated as MAQKQEKHVRPDWDEYFINISREVGKRATCDRGRSGAVIVKDKRILCTGYVGAPVGLPHCDEIGHLFKTVYRADGTKSEHCVRTTHAEMNAIVQAARYGIAIDGATIYCRMTPCLDCAKAIINAGIKRVVCEKRYHADQDTVKFFKQAGIELKILSEEVETYPRM; from the coding sequence ATGGCGCAGAAACAGGAGAAACATGTTCGGCCGGATTGGGATGAATATTTTATCAATATTTCACGAGAAGTGGGAAAACGAGCGACCTGCGACCGTGGTCGGTCGGGTGCGGTGATTGTGAAAGATAAACGAATCCTCTGTACCGGTTATGTCGGTGCGCCAGTCGGATTACCGCATTGCGATGAAATCGGGCATTTATTTAAAACGGTATATCGCGCAGATGGAACGAAATCCGAGCATTGTGTTCGAACCACGCATGCGGAAATGAACGCCATAGTTCAAGCGGCACGATACGGTATTGCTATCGACGGGGCGACCATCTATTGCCGGATGACCCCGTGTCTCGATTGCGCGAAAGCAATAATCAATGCTGGAATTAAACGGGTAGTCTGTGAGAAAAGATATCATGCTGACCAGGATACCGTTAAGTTTTTCAAACAAGCAGGAATAGAACTCAAGATACTATCTGAGGAAGTAGAAACATATCCGCGAATGTAA